In Niveispirillum cyanobacteriorum, the following proteins share a genomic window:
- a CDS encoding 3-hydroxybutyrate dehydrogenase, with translation MLKGKVAIITGSTSGIGLGVARKLAASGADIVLNGFGDAAEIEAVRSGIEADFGVKARYSAADMTKPDQIKAMVDETVAAFGSVDILVNNAGIQHTAPVTEFPAERWDSVIAINLSAVFHGIQSALPHMQAKGWGRIINIASVHGLVASVNKAAYVAAKHGVIGLTKVVALENAEGGITCNAICPGWVLTPLVQKQIDALAAREGISETEAKVKLLSEKQPSKQFTTPEELGDLAVFLSSPAAANIKGAALTVDGGWTAQ, from the coding sequence ATGTTGAAGGGTAAGGTTGCCATCATCACCGGCTCCACCAGCGGCATCGGCCTTGGTGTTGCGCGCAAGCTGGCGGCTTCCGGCGCCGATATCGTGCTGAACGGCTTTGGTGATGCGGCGGAGATCGAGGCGGTGCGGAGCGGCATCGAGGCCGATTTCGGCGTCAAGGCCCGGTATTCCGCCGCCGACATGACCAAGCCGGATCAGATCAAGGCCATGGTGGATGAGACGGTGGCAGCATTCGGCTCTGTCGATATCCTGGTCAATAATGCCGGGATTCAGCACACGGCGCCCGTCACGGAATTCCCCGCCGAACGCTGGGACAGTGTCATCGCCATCAATCTGTCGGCGGTGTTCCACGGCATCCAGTCCGCCTTGCCGCATATGCAGGCCAAGGGCTGGGGCCGCATCATCAATATCGCATCGGTGCATGGGCTGGTGGCCAGCGTCAACAAGGCGGCCTATGTCGCGGCCAAGCATGGCGTGATCGGCCTGACCAAGGTGGTGGCGCTGGAAAATGCCGAGGGTGGCATCACCTGCAACGCCATCTGCCCTGGCTGGGTGCTGACGCCGCTGGTGCAGAAGCAGATCGACGCCCTGGCCGCGCGCGAGGGGATCAGCGAGACGGAAGCCAAGGTGAAACTGCTGTCGGAAAAGCAGCCGTCCAAGCAGTTCACCACGCCCGAGGAGCTGGGCGATCTGGCCGTGTTCCTGTCATCGCCCGCCGCCGCCAACATCAAGGGCGCTGCCTTGACGGTGGATGGCGGCTGGACCGCGCAGTAA
- a CDS encoding patatin-like phospholipase family protein, with the protein MTRSKTVARPRIGLALQGGGSHGAFTWGVLDRLLELDRLDVEAISGTSAGAMNGALMAYGWLTGGPQAARDLLYRFWRRVAKANAFGPLSPSFLTQLTGNPNVEAHPVYAGFDLMIRMMSPYQFNPLGLNPLADVLEGLIDFKVLREAAEMRLFVSATNVARGRMRLFQGKDLSVDCLLAAACLPFLFQAVRIDGEHYWDGGYMGNPVLDPLIKECRTNDILIIQVTPIERPDVPKAPTAIVDRMNEVSFNSIFLRELRSIELVNRLLAKGAMTEEASGMRSIHLHRIEAEERMGHLGVSSKLNADWGFLSDLRDTGRAAADEWLARHEKDLGKRSSFETGPLFV; encoded by the coding sequence ATGACCCGATCAAAAACCGTCGCCCGCCCCCGTATTGGTCTTGCGTTGCAGGGGGGCGGGTCGCATGGGGCCTTTACCTGGGGGGTGCTGGACCGGTTGCTGGAACTGGATCGGCTGGATGTGGAGGCGATTTCCGGCACGTCCGCCGGAGCCATGAACGGCGCCCTGATGGCCTATGGCTGGCTGACGGGCGGGCCGCAGGCGGCGCGTGATCTGCTGTACCGGTTCTGGCGGCGGGTGGCCAAAGCCAACGCGTTTGGCCCGCTGTCGCCATCCTTCCTGACGCAGTTGACCGGCAATCCCAATGTGGAGGCGCACCCGGTCTATGCCGGGTTCGACCTGATGATCCGCATGATGTCGCCCTATCAGTTCAACCCGCTGGGCCTGAACCCGCTGGCCGATGTTCTGGAAGGGTTGATTGATTTCAAGGTGCTGCGGGAGGCGGCGGAGATGCGCCTTTTCGTCAGCGCCACCAATGTGGCGCGGGGACGCATGCGGCTGTTCCAGGGTAAGGATTTGTCGGTGGATTGCCTGCTGGCCGCCGCCTGCCTGCCCTTCCTGTTCCAGGCCGTGCGGATCGACGGGGAGCATTACTGGGACGGCGGCTATATGGGTAACCCGGTCCTGGACCCGCTCATCAAGGAGTGCCGGACCAACGATATCCTGATCATCCAGGTCACGCCCATCGAACGGCCCGACGTGCCAAAGGCACCCACCGCTATTGTCGACCGCATGAATGAGGTCAGCTTCAATTCCATCTTCCTGCGCGAATTGCGCTCGATCGAGCTGGTAAACCGGCTGCTGGCCAAGGGGGCGATGACGGAAGAGGCGTCTGGCATGCGGTCCATCCATCTGCACCGGATCGAGGCGGAGGAACGGATGGGCCATCTGGGCGTGTCCAGCAAGCTGAATGCCGATTGGGGCTTCCTGTCCGACCTGCGCGATACGGGCCGGGCGGCGGCCGATGAATGGTTGGCGCGGCATGAGAAGGATTTGGGCAAGCGCAGCAGCTTTGAGACGGGGCCGCTGTTCGTGTGA